The following nucleotide sequence is from Solea senegalensis isolate Sse05_10M linkage group LG19, IFAPA_SoseM_1, whole genome shotgun sequence.
atatatatatatatatatatatatatatgtgtgtacatatacatatatgtatatgtgtatatatatgtgtgtacatatatatattatgtgtgtgtgtgtgtatacagtatatagagtatatattcACCGTTTCATAGGAACCTGTTGCTGAAGATGAGTATCATTGGAGTGCTGTGTTATCGCTGGCTGGGCAGAATTGCTGTTGAACCAGAAAGTTTGGGCTTAAAGGTTACGTATGTCctactgtttttaaaagtatcATAATGACAGTTTTGAAGTAGCCCTGTATTATTATGACACAGTCAGGTTGTCGCCTCACTGAGGGGTTTTGACTTTGTGTAATGACACCTGTGTTTTAATGTGCCTCTGTTGTCCACAGTGTTGGGAAAGCTTTGTGGGGCAAGAACTGTATCGCCTGGTCCTGATGGACTTTATCTTCACGGTGCTTTACACCGGTTTGCAAGAGTTCCTGTGGAGGCACGTTGGCGATTCACCCACATTCAGTCACGTGACATGTATCTTTGTAAAAGCTTGAGCTAATCTGGCATTATCCCTCTAGAATCTTCTCCAAGCATGTGCTGAAAAAGAACAGGAAGCCAGAGTTTGATATTGCACGTAATGTGCTTGAACTCATATATGGGCAAACTCTCACCTGGTAATGGCACAATGTTACAACATGGTTTTACATATTTGACcataaaagtgaacattaaGATGGAGTGACATCTGTTCTCCTCAGGCTCGGGGTGCTGTTTTCACCACTTCTTCCTGCCGTGCAAACCATAAAACTGCTCGTGCTGTTTTACATAAGAAAGGTCAGTCAGCTGTGGTGATGCTGCTGTTCTGTTGACGCACAGCCTGAACGAGCTATTGTACATAAACAACATTCTTTGTTCCATGTGGTTTCATCCCCCAGAGCAGTCTGATGATCAACTATCAGGTCCCCAGGAGACACTGGAGGGCCAGTCAGATGACAACTGTGTTCATCGCACTTTTGTGTTTCCCATCATTTGTTGGCGCTGCCGTGTTTCTCACTTACACAATATGGAAGTAAGTGGTCAGTTAGCGTTGACTGTGTCCTACATCATAAGACATGTAATCAGGTTGTGTCTTCCACCTCTTTATTCCATAACATTAGAGCCAAGTTATTTTGAATTTAGATGACCAGTTCCTAAATGTATTATTCCACCAGGTTTTTCAGTAGAAATAAATCGgcttggtgtttgtttttttcctgacagaatcatttgaattattttctaCCTTACTGTAGAAAATTAGTGACTACTTGTCCTTGCACCATCCTCTCTGCCTTATCCAATGTTTTTAGGCCAGTGACTAATGTTTGGATGTATTGTTATGTAATCCAGTGTGAGCCACATGATACTTGAATTTCCCAATGAAATGGATGAATAAagataatctaatctaatgtaatccAGTTAAATTTTGATTTAACAATGCTGTCACAACACAGTATAATATAGATTCCCTAATTATGACAAAATCTGCCAAGATATGATGTGTGACAGATTGTATTGTTAGTCACTGAAACAATACATCAATCCAGTTTCCAAATACTGACATACTGCAGTGTATGTCGCCTGTTGTCCACAGGATTAAACCGTCATCATGGTGTGGCCCCTTCAGGAATCTCAGCACCATGTTCGATGCAGGAAAGCTGTGGGTGCAGGAGCTGGAGAAATCTCACCCGGTCCTTTCTTGGCTCAGTTGGGTCTACAACGCTCTGCTggaaaatccaatattcttatttCTTGTGACAGGAATCTTTCTGTGAGTGGTGACGTGATATTTGTGGGCTTGTGCTTGGGTAGAactcaacattaaaatacagcatgtatTGTCACTGAAGTTGTAACTTTTACTGTATTCTGAAGGTTGATCTGCTAACTAGAATTAAGCAGCCGTGACCTAATGTAAGAAGTAACGGAACAATGAAGAATTTACCTGCTTTAAAGTTGAATTCCtcttttatgttttgttgtttcagaaTGGTGATATACTTCCATGCTCAAGTTGTTGATGGCCATAAGAGAATCATCAGTCAGTTGGAAAATCAAATTGAAAATGTACGTATATCGTAGATTGGATTTAcctaagaaaaacaaactctccAAACACggcagcagtagacctgcaGTTATTCTGTCCATGCAAGATAAAAATACTAGACTTTGGTGAGTGATTgctttactgtacttaagtatcaaaagtaattttctgatatgaaatgtactttagttttagaagtaaaagtattcaaAAAGTGAgcagtaaggattgagccatggtaggtcagtggtagagcgagttgtctttcaactggaaggttgtggttTCAATTCCTGGCtttgaatggcaaaactgtagagtAGAAcatctctatataaatacagaccattaccaactcctcttcttctgatttaacaaagtaacaaagacagttagagcaaatgtagtggagtaaaaacaaaagttgcttgaaatataaaaacaaagtaaagtacagtacatgtgaattttgtacttaagtacagtaacaaagtatttgtacttcgttATATTTCAACActggtgagccttttgtttagtggctaaaatTGGTCATGTTCTATCAATCTATCGAGTCATGTTAAGTGTTGAAAATGTTTCAATACatcatacacacatttacattatgtGCTAACCAGAGGCTAACATCAGTTTAATAATCTGTCATCCATACAGAGCCACACCGCTGTGGCTAAAATGCATGACGGCTTGTCCCTCATGTTGGTTTTAATGTTTACTGACCCTTTCAATGTACAGGAGGGTAAAGACAAAAAGTTCCTCATCACCAAGCTGCAAGCCATGTATGAACAGAATGATCTGGTTGATGAAGGTAGGTGGTGCCAGAACAATAGTTAACACCATTTTGAATTAACTAATATATATAGCTATACtataaacatatattttttgtgtgagcattgtcaaaaaaatgttcccTCCCTGAACAGCTCGACAGTGACAACCATGTCAGCTCTGACACCGTCTGTAGGTCCAGATGATGTGCTGGGAATGTTGCCAAGAAGATGGAAGGAGAACAAGCGTAAAAGCATGTTGCATTTAAATTGTGTATAAATACAATCTGAGTCAATGACTGTTGTTGTATATTAGTGTTGTATATAATAAAAGTGTTGtatgaaaagtaaaaacatgtgtttcaaCATGATGGAGGACTGTCTTGATGTTTTTGGAAATCAAGTGTAAATTTTCTGAATATATGTGATAAGTGTCACCTTTTGTTTTAGTATTTAAGTATCCTGCCAAAAATAGCCATATGTTAATTtgtagtatgtatgtatgtcacTAATGTATGTCGGAACAGTAAATAACACACATACCAGACAGTCTGTTCAGCCCAGACTAAAAATTAGTTTAGTGACCAGCCCCTTATAAGCTTTTTTAACTCAAAAGTCTGTATTGCACAGTTAATTTATTGTAAAATTTACAACTCTAGTGTGATTTAAGGCAAGACTGAACTAACACATCAAACAGGAAACAATGTTTCCCTGCAGGGGGATTGTTATAATGTGACGCAAATGAGTTTCTTCAagtcaataataatattactttaatCAAGTCAAATCCTATTCATCCAGTGTGGTGGTTTAAcatatttttactattttatttcgGATCCAGGCTTGACTCCATTTAAATTAGTTTAACCCTTTTAAAACCTGCAATGTAGTTGATGAATTGGGTAAGTGTTAACTGAAGCAAATGTTCTGATGCGGGGTTTTCCTGCGCAGTGAAAAGATTTCTAAACTCATTGTTGTGTTACCTGGTCAAATTGAGGATAAGATATACCAGGGCCTACTCATGTTAAATCATGTAACTAATCATCAaactttatttcaatatttaattcagttccattaaaacaaattgtgtgtgtgtgtagaatgtAGATCTGTCATTAACCCGCTGGAACAGTAAATAACACATATTCTCATACCAGACGTGTCTATTAGTCTTCTAAGAAAACCTGTCTGCTGCATCTATACATCCAAATTACAGTCTAAACATGACTCTAGCGACTGGCCCCTCATGACCACAGTCACATTCTTTTTTGCTCAACAACCTTGAGCATTTATTCAAATTTCTTGCAACACAGCTATAGGAGTCGGCGGTCATTTAGAAATGATATATAAATGCACTTCACCGCAGCTTACTTTAAAGAGCAGGTTCATCTCACATCAGCATCTCAATCCCCTCCGGTAAGTAGCGGCTCCATTGAATCTTTATGTTTtgctgtttaataataataaatgacagcCTTTCACACTGTACGGTGTTTGTATGTCCTTCCTTCAGATAACATGGAAGcaccaaaaaaaagagcataCATCTGTATCCCAAAGAAATACATATCTGCTTTGGGTGAACATTATGAACTGGTAAAAAATAAtctctttcttttaaaaacgtATGTACGTACGTAAAATTATGACACCTATTGAATTTTAGCAGCTGATGCTTTTACGACTGGATATACAACAAACTGGAAGAAGTTTATATACGTTTAGAGGTGTTGATTTGGAACAATATATAGTTAATAACAAAAGCATTTAGGACACAAAATGTATctataaaaacatgcagaaataatGCATTATAACTTGTAtaatatttgtaataaaaaaacgcGTGAAATCGGTttgagggccacatgtggtccatgAGCTGcatgtttgagacctctggtgcATGGGATGGTCAGTTTACTTTGATGAATGCACTTGCTCTTCAATACATCCTTGAGTAGAAATTCCAATGTtaaatatttgtactttatgtgagatttttttttagaattgttGTCCTTTTAATATGTgtggattatttatttgtgtgcttACATTTTCTCCACTACCACTTGGGGgatgaattaaatattttgaatttaaattaaataccTATGtgaagcatatatatatatattgtctttatttatttacttatttcttTGTAATTTAACAGGACCATGGACTGGTCATAAAAAGTCTTAACCCTTATCTGAATGAAGGATATCTCCAGGCTTATTTCAGAGAATGGGGCACCACTACAAAGTGCAAGGTAATGTCTAATAACTTAAATACAttgttttggtgatttttgtcacaaaaatgaaacaaaagcacCTTGAATTGAGTCACAGATTAACAAGGGTCCCAACGTGGAGAATAAAGCCATAGCCTACGTGTGGTTCTCTTCAGAGGATGAAGCTGACAGAGCAGACTGGGCTGGTCCTCACTATATTGGAGGCACTGAGGTGCAAGTCAAACGGGTAGTGAGTCCAAAGGTGAGTGTACATAACACTAGTTTTAAAATTTTGAACTTGTGGATTTGCTGTCTGGGTTTTCCATCGGCcgaataataaaatgtgtgtctttcagCTAGAGGAGGATGATCAGGCAAAGGAGACTCCTGCTCCTGCTAGACCACGACCACGCCGTTCAATGGGTCTGGGATACATACTTGAAGATGCTCAGTGGTTAGATGATGGATCGGAAGAATAAATGTGTGGCAactttgaatatatatatacacacacatatatatatatatacatacgtaaaAGGGTATCCTATGTAATACTATTTTTCTACCTGTTTCTatctgtattttgtgtattttaaatgtgtaataaagttctattctattcatgtTGTTACAAAAGTAATTTGGAATACAGTCGCATATACAGcatttaacaaatgtattagaccaccacccaaagccacagcttcCCTAAATAAACAGCATTGGCaataatcaaaatcattttgattATTGCCAATGCAGTTTCTGTAATGtcaatacaccagtatgtagaagctctttaaccgaaacaatatttttaatgttaaaatataattattatgttTATCCTTGAATTTTCcaatgtactgttttacaaaaaggTCAGAGAAAATAGTAAAGCtcataattatttctttattaagaTGTCACATTATAGTTACTTACTTGTATTCCTGAtaagaaaaatatttgttttagtgGTGGAATATTATTctaatttctgacttctcagagaagaagcccagtgagctggGTATAAAagggtgaattcagtttgttatttgccaaataaataacaataacatgtttagttttaaacaagtttgGGTCACTAGTTCAGAAACTGCTGTTAGGAGTTTTCTCATCgttaattttttttcatgagTGGGCGGTGTTACTGACGTCACAAAAACAGTGGCCAATGGCGACACAGAGCGCCAAGCTTCctctcactgtaaaaaaaaaacatggcggAGCATGACGCAGAGatagtttttaaaaaggtaaGATATTCACTCCGTGAATAGTGTTTTTGCTCGGTGTCAGGTTCATTTTCTGGGCACATTTCTTATCGGCAAactccatgttttattttcgTTAAGCGTTTCTAAACTCTACTTACATCTCGCTCGGATAAACGGTAGTTCAACGTAGTTTGATGTGAGCACGGGACGTTCTTGAACGCACCACCAAGTTgttagataaaataaaaacagtctaaAGGGTGTTGTTTGTTTACGTCCATTAAAAAACTATCTTAAagctgtattttgtttttatgcaaaCAAATAGGTTGTGCAAGCgcactggtcactttattaggtacacctattCAACTGGCAAATGTCTACCTTGCATCAGGTGTTTGAGTTTTTTATGCAAAATCATCTCCACGGTTTACAGAGAAAGGTTAAATTACAGGAAATTATCCAGGGCATGTCaggtgaaaatgccttgtttatgcagtacctaataaagtggcaacTGAGTGCATACATTGTGATTGTTCTCCTCACTTACAGGAAACGGTAGGGAAACTTCTGTCCGGTTTCTTTAAGGAAGACAAGACCAAACGTGAGTTGTGTAAATATCTTCCTGATGTTTAAACATGTGTAATTTATTCTGCCAAGTCATCATATCTTGTTGTTACAGTGAGTAGTGACGCCACGCTGCTCATGGCAGAGATCCTTAAAGTGTTTGTCCAAGGTGAGAGGTGCAGAACAACATACAGACTCAGTGCTTGAGTTTTCAGTGATTATGCTAATTTGttgatttcattttcagagGCTGCTATGAGGTCACAGAAACAAGCGCAGTCAGAGGACTGTGATCAAGTGGACATCGAGCACTTTGAGAAGATCCTGCCTCAGCTGGCGAGTAGCTCAACAAATCTTTTATACATTATTCAAAAGCCATAAATTACAATAATGTAATGCAGAGGCTGCTCTAATGTCTCGTGCGAAATTAAGAGagaatattatatttatagtaGAGAGAACAGCATGCCGTCTAAAGTGTTTAGCATGTGGTCCAATGTTGTTCTTAGAACGTGGGTTAATTTCTTCTTCCTTGCTGCGAAAATGGATGACACAAGCAAACTAAACTGTCCTCCCTGAATAAACAATGACGACACCAAAGCATCTAAAAAAAAGTGCCGTGTGGGAGCTGTACAGCTTCTACACAGTAAATGAGAAAGTAAAGAGCAAATCTGTGGACTAGTCAGAGGAGGCTTCAACCTCGTGTGACCATAAataatgtcatgtttgtgtatgcgggggaatatttgaatattttcgaAACAACATGTCACTGCATATTTATTTGAACTTGATTTTTGGGAAAGGTGACAGCCCTAATGTAGTATGAGGTGAATGTGGCACAGTTTGACACTAACTCAACTAAGTGTTGATTTAAAAAGCTTGACATGCGGTAACTTTCAATATTTTGTTTGCCAGGTAAATGTTATTTGGACATAAATGCATGTGTTTCATGCCTCAGTAAAGACACAGAAATACTCTGTTAATCTCATGTTTTTACACTCTGTCTTGCAGCTGTTGGACTTCTAGGTGCCACACGATGGAGCCAGAGGGTTGGCTGCATGTCCCTACTTTAATCCCACATCTTCAGCTCGTCCAGCTCCATGTTGACTTTAAGTGATGTTTATCTTTTCTGTATAATTGCAATTTCATAATCTCTCAAATCAGAGATTACATGGTAATGCTCATCCTGCAATTGTTTGAGttgagtgatttatttatttatttttttgagtaGAAAGCAACAGTGCTGTCCACTCACCTCCATGCCACCACCAATAAGGCCCACCTGTGCTCCTCTGTGCAACAACAGGTGCTTCCAGCATGCTCCATGGTGCCCTTCATCAAAGCCTCCTGGAGCAGTTGGAAGCAATTAGAGTAATAAGGGGAGCAGCCAGTCCCTTAGATGATGACAAGTGCCAGGAAAAAAGGAGTACCCCCTCCAGCCACTTTGAAGTTCCCTTTTGCTGTCCTGCGATGTTTAGTTGGAGGTGGGGGGAAGGGCAAAGGGGACCTCTGACACAGGGGGAAAGTtgaatgtgagtgtgcatgcacaaatgtgtgcatgtgcttgcCAAACATAGCACGAGACCACACGCGTAGATATTCTGTTTGAAAggaaacataacaaaacacatcGGAACATGGTCCAAGAAGAGCAGGGTGTAATTCTGAaggtaaataaacaaagtaGGCGAGTAGTCGAGGTGCTTTCTCTCCTTTCATCACAGCAGAGGGGGATGTTGGGATTGCATGGAAGAGGCTAATGTGGGGTTTTCTAACCCATGTGCCTCTGATGGTTTTCCACCAGTGGTGTGTTTGACCAGCGTGTCTTTGCCGTGAGTCAGCATTGCTTCACAACACCTCACACTATTTATTTGTGTGGCTCTTGAGTGACTCACTATGATTACAAACGCTGCTCATGTACAGCTGGAAGCAACTTGAGCTCAAGTCAAGGGCCCAGGCTTGGATAGGTGATCAAGGACGCAGCACCTGGAATTTGACCCAGCACCTTTTTAGCAGGGCCCAGACTGGATTTGTGTTTCCCTGGAGTGACTTCCACAGCAGGCTTTCAGGGAGTTTGGTTGAGTGATGTTGAGTTTAATGATCCCACAAGGACCATTAGTGTAGAAAACTACTTTTTGTGTAGAAAATAATTTGTTTGGCTAATTATTACAGTCTTAATAACAAGTCTTGCCCTCTAGTTTTGTGTCCTGCACTGCCACAAGCTACCCATTCAGCCCCAGCAGACTCCTTTTTTATCAGCAGTTATAAAACTACATTGCTTATTAAAATACAATACCTCCTTGatgtaaaattgtaaaaaagtgtatttttattgtagTGTATATATCATTTCTGCAGTTTTGTTCATCCGTGCATCAATAAAAATGATCTTTGGCTCCAGAAtttggttttccttttttcccacaATGAGTTTTTGGAAGGTCTTTACACAGGCGAAGTAATGCACTACTGTACAACTTTCTCTGTATGCATCTTAGTGGAACAAATTACATCTGAAGGCAGTATTATTAAGCATACGAAAGCAGTTAGGACAAGAATGGGGAGGGGCATCGAAGAGAGTAATGAGTTAAAGCTTTTCTTGATCATACATTAAAGGCAGGGAGTGTCGACAGCCAGTCCAGACGCTTTGGAGAAGCTCCGGAGTAAGACGCTTTTCCCAGGAGACAGAGACTGATCTGTCTCCAGCCTTCTGGCTGGTCTTTGAACGGCACTGCACATGGCATAAggctctcatcatcatcattgccCTAGTGTATCTGCCtgattttatatatgtatatatagataatTTCCTGGGGTTAAATTTGGCTTCTTGAGTAAGTGTGACTGAGCTGCGTCATGGACAAATTTGATGTAATACAACTAAATGCCCACTTATAAATTCTGGGAACACCTGTCTTCATTAGGTATACtatacatttataatataatataaggcTGTGTCATACCTCAAAAGTCCCTGTGAAGGTAGGTTAGGATTATTTTAGACTTCACTCCTTTATTCCCCAATCACAagtctgtggttgttgtttttcctcctgttaCAAAGACACAGCTTTATTCCATCGTCCCAACTTTCTGTCATAAGCCAAAGCTCCTTTCTTCTCAGGCCCAAGCTGGAGTCTCATCAATGACAACTACTGATTACAGTCCAATCTCCTTGCTGTGATGCTGTCATCTCTGTCACAACTGGAACAACATCCATGCCTGCAGAATGTGAAGTGTATGAGCCACATGAAAGTTAACTGGTGGGTATGGCACATACAAATCACTTTTACCAGTAATGTGTGCattaaacattttacaaaatgactttgtaaatggttcaatttaaaaaaaataaaaaatctggtTTATATCTCTAGAAACATTATTAATACTTGCTAAACATGCCACTGTCTCCATGCATCCACCTGGCACTCGCTCAGAAGTGGCTGTCAtcagggacagaaggaaaaaccaaataaaatccatgCCTGG
It contains:
- the LOC122784917 gene encoding uncharacterized protein LOC122784917; amino-acid sequence: MEAPKKRAYICIPKKYISALGEHYELDHGLVIKSLNPYLNEGYLQAYFREWGTTTKCKINKGPNVENKAIAYVWFSSEDEADRADWAGPHYIGGTEVQVKRVVSPKLEEDDQAKETPAPARPRPRRSMGLGYILEDAQWLDDGSEE
- the cenpx gene encoding centromere protein X, coding for MAEHDAEIVFKKETVGKLLSGFFKEDKTKLSSDATLLMAEILKVFVQEAAMRSQKQAQSEDCDQVDIEHFEKILPQLLLDF